From one Thermatribacter velox genomic stretch:
- a CDS encoding AAA family ATPase: protein MPKIIDPISPLYMQIKELFLQGFKSFANPTRIEFDRGLNVIVGPNGSGKSNLIDAVNWLLANPSRFLRTTRNHEVIFQGSSTVSSLGMAFVEMLVCDPAQDEFSIGRRVFASSISEYLVNGQSTRYRDFKSELARRGMNSSKTRIMALGQEQLQIFFHSSPEERFHFLKSISGVEEWEEKLTNLRLKLERIKAKFQRLQERAKEVAFQVKQIEPLVEEEKCYLKELEELRFIKAVYLEKEIVSKKALLKDLINRQKAVLLENQMLEEKINSGYQQNTIKEKELETLSRRIERIKQLQEKLFMRKEVLERELYVYLTRKREAIATALAARNKLLEVEEEISALEKNLPCFGLAENKTGLLEEIKMLQQKLERHLKSLSAARRHKVRLQEKIAALVSWQRNLESDLSSSTKKLQTLLEEIVRVRNAILKEQQAIREKSLHISTLEARKGELLKKLSRLKVLEEKVQQKLSVFQEKREIADHIINLARELRSKGFTEESIEAISWLLDKLQVLPPSLLYAQDSEKTGKFFLSPHFVSFLQKESRLELSSGTAWDNLPPLNLLTAKGDLIILGGAIVIFPKRIVLQGKRSGTHIVLKKRREKLQDIARALEQELRSTENSLSKAEQAFHQQKLHCAKMEEKLKFFLDQKVQNQNFVLEREKHKAKVVRELQAREKRLAELAHLEKKLQRRINQLKEILHKKQQKVQELDRVQAARRNYLSKIERLREKIEFIKKYFGSTDLEQVSNPGWHLQNSKLQRVLMLIEKLKVLVGEKQRKQNALKEELRGMREAVRSLQERLHKQERFYNSLLMRKERIQQEIQELEAERATLGNIDLKSQEFLEAAKQPPEDLKNMIKKKQQLISSLSPKQGAIKEMERLLEREQWLNEQIAGFEKLITLAQYEIQKCYAMSTYRFERFMKELQKAFMRNFAEIFESGKARLVLKKNSVETYIKLPGKRERDFVLLSSGEKALCSLCFVLALLEVAELPFALLDEADANLDHFNAQKTAKLLQSFAQQRQLIVVTHQEEVMEVAQRIIGITMENGVSKAVYLKNIDSEAYISHADTLGRNE from the coding sequence TTGCCGAAAATCATAGACCCCATTAGTCCACTATACATGCAAATTAAAGAGCTCTTCTTGCAGGGATTCAAATCTTTCGCTAATCCAACCCGCATAGAATTCGATCGGGGACTGAATGTTATTGTAGGACCCAATGGTTCTGGCAAAAGCAATCTTATTGACGCTGTGAACTGGCTCCTGGCTAACCCGTCAAGGTTCCTTCGAACCACCAGAAATCACGAAGTTATTTTTCAGGGCTCTTCCACTGTTTCTTCGTTGGGGATGGCTTTTGTGGAAATGCTGGTATGTGACCCCGCTCAAGATGAGTTCTCCATAGGAAGAAGAGTTTTTGCTTCCAGTATCTCCGAGTACCTGGTGAATGGACAGTCCACGAGGTATAGGGATTTTAAAAGTGAACTGGCCAGAAGAGGAATGAATTCTTCCAAAACCAGGATTATGGCACTTGGGCAGGAGCAGCTTCAGATATTTTTCCATTCCTCGCCTGAAGAGAGATTTCACTTTCTAAAAAGCATAAGCGGGGTTGAAGAATGGGAAGAAAAACTGACGAATTTGCGCTTGAAGCTTGAGAGAATTAAAGCAAAATTTCAGCGGTTGCAAGAAAGAGCTAAAGAAGTGGCATTTCAAGTTAAGCAAATTGAACCCTTGGTAGAGGAAGAAAAGTGCTATCTTAAAGAGCTGGAAGAATTGCGGTTTATCAAGGCGGTATACCTGGAAAAAGAAATAGTCTCCAAAAAAGCACTTCTTAAAGATTTAATAAATCGCCAAAAAGCTGTACTTCTTGAAAACCAAATGTTGGAAGAAAAAATAAACTCTGGTTACCAGCAAAACACCATTAAAGAAAAAGAATTAGAAACGCTCTCTCGAAGAATAGAACGTATCAAACAACTCCAAGAGAAGCTTTTTATGAGGAAAGAAGTCTTAGAGAGAGAACTGTATGTTTATCTTACGCGAAAACGAGAGGCTATTGCGACCGCTCTGGCAGCACGAAATAAGTTGCTTGAAGTGGAAGAGGAAATTTCAGCACTGGAGAAGAACTTGCCTTGCTTTGGGTTGGCTGAAAACAAAACGGGTTTGCTTGAGGAAATAAAAATGCTACAGCAAAAACTCGAGAGGCACCTCAAGTCTTTGAGTGCTGCAAGAAGGCACAAGGTTAGACTTCAAGAAAAAATTGCTGCCCTGGTTAGCTGGCAACGAAATCTGGAAAGCGATCTCTCCAGCTCTACAAAAAAGCTACAGACCTTGTTGGAAGAAATTGTCCGAGTAAGAAATGCTATTTTGAAGGAACAACAGGCAATACGGGAAAAGTCTCTACATATTTCAACTCTTGAAGCTCGAAAGGGAGAACTTCTGAAAAAACTATCTCGACTGAAAGTCCTTGAAGAGAAAGTACAGCAAAAACTAAGCGTTTTCCAGGAAAAAAGAGAAATCGCAGACCATATCATTAACCTGGCAAGAGAGCTACGCAGTAAGGGATTTACGGAAGAGAGTATAGAGGCAATATCCTGGTTACTGGACAAACTTCAAGTTTTACCTCCCTCTTTGCTTTATGCCCAGGATTCCGAAAAAACGGGCAAATTTTTCCTGTCACCGCATTTTGTATCTTTCCTACAGAAAGAAAGCAGACTTGAATTATCTTCGGGGACTGCTTGGGATAATCTTCCCCCGCTAAATCTACTTACCGCCAAAGGTGATTTGATCATTCTGGGTGGAGCGATCGTAATTTTTCCAAAAAGAATCGTTTTGCAAGGAAAACGGTCAGGAACCCATATTGTACTGAAAAAGCGCAGAGAAAAATTGCAAGATATAGCAAGGGCTTTAGAGCAGGAATTGCGGAGCACAGAAAACTCGCTTTCAAAAGCAGAACAAGCATTCCATCAACAGAAGTTACACTGTGCCAAGATGGAAGAGAAATTGAAGTTTTTTCTGGACCAGAAAGTGCAAAACCAGAACTTTGTTTTGGAGCGAGAAAAGCACAAAGCAAAGGTTGTCAGAGAATTACAAGCAAGAGAAAAGCGCCTTGCTGAGCTGGCACACTTAGAAAAAAAACTCCAGCGGAGAATAAACCAGCTTAAGGAGATCCTCCACAAAAAACAGCAGAAAGTACAAGAACTGGATCGAGTCCAGGCTGCCCGAAGGAACTATCTATCCAAAATTGAAAGGCTGAGAGAAAAAATAGAGTTTATAAAAAAATATTTTGGTTCTACGGACCTCGAGCAAGTATCAAACCCTGGTTGGCATCTTCAAAATTCCAAGCTTCAGAGAGTACTGATGCTGATTGAAAAACTGAAAGTGCTGGTTGGAGAAAAACAAAGGAAGCAGAACGCTCTTAAAGAAGAATTAAGGGGTATGCGTGAGGCAGTCAGGTCGCTGCAGGAGAGGTTACATAAACAGGAAAGGTTTTATAACAGCCTCCTGATGCGCAAAGAGAGAATACAGCAGGAAATTCAAGAACTGGAAGCCGAAAGGGCAACTTTGGGCAACATCGACTTAAAGAGCCAAGAATTCCTGGAAGCAGCAAAACAACCTCCTGAAGACTTGAAGAACATGATTAAAAAGAAGCAACAGTTAATTTCCAGCCTTTCACCCAAACAGGGTGCTATAAAAGAAATGGAACGCCTTTTAGAGAGAGAACAATGGCTAAACGAGCAGATAGCCGGGTTTGAGAAATTGATCACCCTTGCTCAGTATGAGATACAAAAGTGTTACGCTATGAGTACCTATCGTTTTGAGAGGTTTATGAAGGAATTACAAAAGGCTTTTATGAGAAACTTTGCAGAAATTTTTGAGAGTGGGAAAGCACGTTTGGTTCTCAAAAAAAATAGTGTCGAGACCTACATAAAGTTGCCTGGCAAAAGAGAACGCGATTTCGTGCTTTTATCAAGTGGCGAAAAAGCACTGTGCAGCCTGTGTTTTGTGCTTGCACTACTTGAGGTAGCAGAGCTACCTTTTGCATTGCTGGACGAAGCGGATGCCAATTTAGACCATTTTAATGCTCAGAAAACAGCCAAGCTCCTTCAGAGTTTTGCCCAGCAAAGGCAACTCATAGTGGTAACCCACCAGGAAGAAGTGATGGAGGTAGCTCAGCGGATAATCGGTATCACCATGGAAAACGGTGTGTCAAAAGCCGTTTATCTCAAAAACATTGATTCTGAAGCTTACATAAGCCACGCAGACACTTTGGGGAGGAATGAGTAG
- the ftsY gene encoding signal recognition particle-docking protein FtsY — MSAAKGLFKKWLSNLDAMKKQIKERLNAVWNREAITEEEWEQLEETLIQSDIGPRLAMEIIEELQATKSEHKDWQSCLFEKLYSIIEKNDARLFPEADPQFSKIVVLMGINGAGKTTLAGKLARFFKDQGEKVSLVAADTFRAAAQEQLEIWAKRAGVNIIKSSSGTNPGAAVFDALQLIKKRGDTVAIVDTAGRSHVNKNLLSELEKLSKVIYREIPSSNVENLLVIDALAGQNAFLQAENIAKFIPITGVALTKWDSQAKGGIVFRIHQELALPIKLVGTGETIEDLFVFDPEEFVRAIVY, encoded by the coding sequence GTGAGCGCAGCAAAAGGACTTTTTAAGAAGTGGTTGAGCAATCTCGATGCTATGAAGAAACAAATTAAAGAACGCTTAAACGCAGTCTGGAACCGAGAAGCTATTACTGAGGAGGAATGGGAACAGCTTGAGGAAACCCTTATTCAAAGCGACATAGGACCCCGCCTTGCCATGGAGATAATTGAAGAGCTTCAAGCCACCAAATCCGAACACAAGGACTGGCAGAGCTGCTTATTTGAGAAACTCTATTCGATTATCGAAAAAAACGACGCTCGCCTCTTTCCGGAAGCTGACCCACAGTTCAGCAAGATTGTGGTTTTGATGGGCATCAACGGAGCGGGTAAAACAACTCTTGCCGGAAAGCTTGCTCGCTTCTTTAAAGACCAAGGAGAAAAGGTTTCGCTTGTTGCAGCAGATACCTTTAGAGCTGCCGCTCAAGAACAGCTCGAAATTTGGGCAAAGCGTGCAGGAGTAAATATAATAAAGTCGTCTTCTGGAACCAATCCTGGAGCAGCCGTTTTCGATGCCCTGCAGTTGATTAAGAAGAGGGGCGATACGGTAGCCATCGTAGATACTGCAGGACGTTCTCACGTTAATAAAAACTTGCTCAGCGAGCTTGAGAAATTATCTAAAGTTATTTACCGGGAAATACCATCTTCAAACGTAGAGAACCTCCTGGTAATCGATGCACTGGCTGGGCAGAATGCTTTCCTACAGGCTGAAAACATTGCCAAATTCATTCCTATCACCGGTGTTGCGCTCACTAAATGGGATAGTCAAGCCAAAGGCGGAATCGTTTTTCGAATCCACCAAGAACTTGCTTTACCTATAAAGCTGGTTGGAACGGGCGAAACGATAGAAGACTTATTTGTATTTGATCCTGAAGAATTTGTAAGAGCGATTGTTTACTAA
- the ffh gene encoding signal recognition particle protein: MFESLVDKFSGIFKKLRSKGKLSPQEVESILKELRMVLLESDVHYKVAKDLINRVKERAVGREVLESVTPGEMVIKILWDEIRKCLGGETQNLNISALPSFLLLVGLQGSGKTTTCAKLALRLKRQGHFPLLVSTDTRRPAAKEQLKTLAQNAQIDFFDEPDATSPLEVVKKARVFARQKSNDVVIVDTAGRLHVEEMLLAELRELVEQESFQETLLVLDATTGQEAVKVAKSFEEWVKPTGIILTKVDTDARGGAVLSIVSQTGWPVKLVGTGEKLEQIETFHPDRMASRILGLGDTLTLIEKIEKAIEKESEEKLVQKLKKEEITLNDFLDEIKRLRSVSSFEEIVGMLPGNLRSNLSMVDGEKNLKKVEAIICSMTPQERQNPSIINASRKKRIARGSGTSIQEVNKLLKQFEEFKKLWKQMHKGKFSPLRKRGIFGWKI; encoded by the coding sequence ATGTTTGAAAGTTTGGTTGATAAGTTTTCCGGCATTTTCAAAAAGCTGAGAAGCAAAGGAAAATTGTCTCCTCAAGAAGTGGAGAGCATACTTAAAGAATTGCGGATGGTACTTCTTGAGTCAGATGTTCATTACAAAGTTGCTAAGGACTTGATTAACAGAGTTAAAGAAAGAGCGGTAGGCAGGGAAGTTCTGGAAAGTGTAACCCCAGGTGAAATGGTTATAAAAATTCTCTGGGATGAAATCCGCAAATGTTTGGGAGGAGAGACTCAAAATCTTAACATATCTGCACTGCCTTCTTTCCTGCTTCTTGTGGGCTTGCAGGGTTCCGGGAAAACCACTACTTGCGCCAAGCTTGCTTTGAGGCTTAAGAGGCAGGGTCACTTCCCCTTGCTGGTTTCTACCGATACCAGGCGTCCAGCAGCTAAGGAACAACTGAAGACACTGGCCCAGAATGCTCAGATTGACTTCTTCGACGAACCGGATGCCACATCGCCACTTGAGGTGGTAAAGAAAGCTCGTGTTTTTGCTCGCCAAAAAAGCAATGACGTTGTAATTGTAGACACGGCGGGAAGGTTGCACGTTGAAGAAATGCTCCTGGCAGAGCTTCGAGAACTTGTTGAGCAGGAAAGTTTTCAGGAAACACTTTTGGTTCTGGACGCAACGACTGGACAAGAAGCCGTTAAAGTGGCCAAGAGTTTCGAAGAGTGGGTGAAACCAACTGGCATAATACTCACCAAGGTAGACACTGATGCCAGAGGGGGAGCGGTACTTTCGATAGTTTCTCAAACTGGATGGCCAGTCAAGCTGGTAGGCACAGGTGAAAAGCTGGAGCAAATAGAAACTTTTCACCCTGACAGAATGGCTAGCAGGATTCTGGGTTTGGGAGATACGCTGACCTTGATAGAAAAAATAGAAAAAGCCATTGAAAAAGAAAGTGAAGAAAAACTTGTTCAGAAACTTAAAAAGGAAGAAATAACGCTTAATGATTTTTTGGACGAAATCAAACGGTTACGCAGCGTCTCCTCCTTTGAAGAGATAGTAGGTATGCTTCCTGGAAACTTGCGTAGCAACCTGAGCATGGTGGACGGGGAAAAGAATTTAAAGAAAGTAGAAGCGATTATATGCTCTATGACTCCCCAGGAAAGACAGAACCCTTCTATAATCAATGCAAGCCGTAAAAAAAGGATAGCTCGAGGCAGTGGTACTTCCATTCAGGAAGTAAATAAATTGCTTAAGCAATTTGAAGAGTTTAAAAAACTATGGAAACAAATGCACAAAGGCAAGTTTTCTCCCCTGCGCAAGAGGGGTATTTTTGGATGGAAAATATAA
- the rpsP gene encoding 30S ribosomal protein S16, which translates to MAVKIRLTRIGRKHAPYYRIVVTDAKEARDGKPIEVLGNYSPIANPPVWGLKPERVQYWISKGAQATPKVQSILRSTLKAEEAAKQ; encoded by the coding sequence GTGGCAGTCAAAATAAGGTTAACCAGGATAGGTAGAAAGCATGCCCCGTATTATCGAATTGTGGTTACTGATGCAAAAGAAGCTCGTGATGGGAAACCGATAGAAGTTTTGGGCAACTATTCACCGATTGCTAATCCACCAGTGTGGGGCCTGAAACCTGAAAGGGTCCAGTACTGGATATCCAAAGGAGCACAAGCCACTCCTAAGGTTCAATCAATCCTTAGAAGCACCCTTAAAGCAGAGGAGGCAGCAAAACAGTGA
- a CDS encoding KH domain-containing protein, with protein MKELVEYLVKALVDNPEQARVTEVEGEQSVIYEVRVAPEDMGKIIGKQGRIAKAIRTIVRAACVKNGKKAIVEILE; from the coding sequence GTGAAAGAATTGGTCGAATATTTGGTGAAAGCTCTGGTTGATAACCCTGAACAGGCCAGGGTAACGGAAGTCGAGGGAGAACAGTCGGTAATCTATGAGGTTAGAGTGGCTCCAGAAGATATGGGAAAGATAATAGGCAAACAAGGCAGGATTGCCAAAGCGATTAGAACCATCGTCCGAGCCGCCTGTGTTAAAAACGGTAAAAAGGCGATTGTGGAAATACTTGAGTAA
- the rimM gene encoding ribosome maturation factor RimM (Essential for efficient processing of 16S rRNA) — protein MPTKKRDRVVVGKIVRIQGLKGWLKIATFTSFPGRFAPGAVLWLETPEGKAVEVKIEDVRSEKSGFMFVRFQNYTAREQVEKFQGALLSVDRKQVPPLPEGEFYHFELIGVRVFEKNEFKGEVTDIIEGPNYDYLVVSYQGKESFVPFIKEFVREVNLQENYVIVSCPEGFWE, from the coding sequence ATGCCTACCAAAAAGAGAGACAGGGTAGTGGTAGGTAAGATAGTCAGAATACAAGGTCTTAAGGGGTGGCTTAAGATTGCCACCTTTACCTCTTTTCCTGGACGTTTTGCTCCGGGAGCAGTGCTCTGGCTGGAAACTCCGGAAGGGAAAGCCGTAGAAGTAAAAATTGAGGACGTGCGAAGCGAAAAAAGCGGGTTTATGTTCGTCCGCTTTCAAAACTACACCGCAAGAGAACAAGTAGAAAAGTTCCAAGGAGCACTGCTCAGCGTTGACAGAAAACAGGTGCCGCCTCTACCGGAGGGAGAATTTTACCACTTTGAGCTAATTGGTGTTCGCGTTTTTGAAAAAAACGAGTTTAAGGGAGAAGTTACGGATATTATAGAAGGGCCAAACTATGATTATTTGGTAGTTAGCTACCAAGGAAAAGAGAGTTTTGTACCCTTTATCAAAGAGTTCGTGAGAGAGGTTAACCTGCAAGAAAACTATGTTATCGTTAGTTGCCCCGAAGGTTTCTGGGAATGA
- the trmD gene encoding tRNA (guanosine(37)-N1)-methyltransferase TrmD: MRIDVVTIFPELIENYTSASILKKAQEKNLVKIKVHNLRWFTLDRHQTVDDYPFGGGPGMVLKPEPIYRAVNFIRSYTRSVPRIILPSPQGKVFHQKKAQELAKERHLLFICGRYQGIDERVLDLLQCEEISIGDYVLSGGELPTLVIIEAVVRLIPGVLGDGESIEYDSFTDGLLGPPQFTRPRVFQNLSVPQVLLSGNHQLIAKWRYEKALEKTKKVRPELLNLVKKEKE, translated from the coding sequence ATGAGAATTGACGTAGTGACTATTTTCCCGGAACTTATAGAAAACTATACCAGTGCGTCCATATTAAAAAAAGCTCAGGAGAAAAACCTGGTGAAAATAAAGGTTCATAACCTGCGCTGGTTTACTCTGGACCGACATCAAACAGTAGATGACTATCCCTTTGGTGGCGGTCCAGGTATGGTGCTGAAGCCAGAACCGATCTACAGGGCAGTCAACTTTATCAGGAGTTACACCCGGAGTGTTCCTCGAATAATTTTGCCCAGTCCACAGGGCAAGGTTTTCCATCAAAAAAAGGCCCAAGAATTAGCCAAAGAGAGGCATTTACTTTTCATATGTGGTCGTTATCAGGGCATAGACGAAAGAGTGCTGGACCTTTTACAGTGCGAAGAAATTTCCATTGGAGATTATGTCTTGTCAGGAGGAGAACTTCCTACCCTGGTTATTATTGAGGCCGTTGTGAGACTTATACCAGGTGTGCTTGGAGACGGTGAATCCATCGAATATGATTCTTTTACTGACGGCCTCCTGGGTCCTCCCCAGTTTACCAGGCCTCGAGTATTTCAAAATCTTTCCGTACCCCAAGTTTTGCTTTCTGGGAACCACCAGCTTATCGCCAAGTGGCGGTATGAAAAAGCGCTTGAGAAAACAAAAAAAGTTCGTCCTGAACTTCTCAATCTTGTAAAAAAGGAGAAAGAATGA
- the rplS gene encoding 50S ribosomal protein L19 yields the protein MDKARIIQSVEASYLKEVPEIRPGDTVRVHFKVVEGDKERIQVFEGLVISVRGSGTGRTFKVRKVSFGVGVERTFPLYSPRIEKIEVLRSGKVRRAKLYYLREKSAKESRLEERR from the coding sequence ATGGATAAAGCGAGAATCATACAAAGTGTTGAGGCGTCTTATCTGAAAGAAGTTCCCGAAATAAGACCTGGTGACACAGTACGAGTGCATTTTAAGGTTGTAGAAGGCGACAAAGAAAGAATTCAGGTTTTTGAAGGGCTGGTCATTTCAGTCCGGGGTTCAGGTACTGGTCGAACCTTTAAGGTGCGCAAAGTATCCTTTGGAGTAGGTGTGGAGAGGACTTTCCCCTTATATTCTCCTCGTATAGAAAAAATAGAAGTTTTGCGGAGTGGCAAGGTACGTCGAGCAAAATTATACTACCTTAGAGAGAAAAGTGCTAAAGAATCTCGCCTTGAAGAGAGACGCTAA
- the lepB gene encoding signal peptidase I produces the protein MREIIETVVWALVIALLVRYFVIEGYYIPSSSMAPTLVPGERVLVAKFIYRFTEPSRGDIVVFRYPIDKRRNLIKRVVGLPGERIEIRDGKVFVNGVPLEGELFNRTYYEAGYYGEGEHIVPENSYFVLGDNSKNSDDSRFWGYVPRQNILGKAFLVYWPPQKIRLLH, from the coding sequence TTGCGAGAAATAATTGAAACTGTAGTATGGGCTCTGGTCATTGCTCTTTTAGTACGTTACTTTGTGATAGAAGGTTATTACATTCCTTCGAGCTCAATGGCCCCCACTTTAGTGCCTGGAGAACGGGTGCTGGTGGCCAAGTTTATTTATCGCTTTACAGAGCCCTCGCGGGGTGACATCGTTGTTTTTCGTTATCCCATAGATAAAAGGAGAAACCTTATTAAAAGGGTTGTTGGGTTACCAGGTGAGCGCATAGAGATAAGAGACGGGAAAGTTTTTGTAAATGGCGTGCCTCTGGAAGGTGAGCTGTTCAACAGGACTTATTACGAAGCAGGGTATTATGGAGAAGGAGAGCATATCGTGCCTGAAAACAGCTATTTTGTATTGGGCGACAACAGCAAAAACAGCGACGACAGCCGCTTCTGGGGTTACGTGCCCAGGCAGAATATTTTGGGAAAGGCTTTTCTGGTATATTGGCCTCCGCAAAAAATTCGGCTTCTACATTAA
- a CDS encoding ribonuclease HII, translating into MASAKNSASTLKIEEKLWSEGYRFIGGVDEAGRGALGGPLVASCVVLPPFSSFPFLKDSKTLSPQKREDLFSFICEHAIAIGIGMACERLIDVLGINAANLYAFREAISRATLSRPLEFLIFDWLEVKGIPIPSLAFPKAEDKSQSVAAASIVAKVFRDRLMQELYHNTFPEYRFCEHKGYATKVHTQVIRKLGIAKCHRQSFCKNYETKSARPLWRRNSQQMD; encoded by the coding sequence TTGGCCTCCGCAAAAAATTCGGCTTCTACATTAAAAATTGAAGAAAAACTATGGAGCGAAGGCTATCGGTTTATTGGAGGAGTTGACGAAGCCGGTAGGGGAGCACTTGGCGGTCCGTTAGTTGCAAGTTGCGTTGTTTTACCCCCATTCAGCTCGTTTCCCTTTTTAAAGGATTCCAAAACCCTTTCCCCCCAAAAACGTGAAGACCTTTTTTCTTTTATTTGCGAGCACGCTATTGCCATAGGTATAGGCATGGCCTGTGAAAGGCTTATCGACGTTCTGGGTATCAATGCCGCAAACCTATACGCTTTTAGAGAAGCCATCTCCAGGGCAACTCTATCCCGGCCTTTAGAGTTTCTAATCTTTGACTGGCTGGAAGTGAAGGGGATCCCCATACCCTCCTTAGCTTTTCCCAAAGCCGAGGATAAGAGTCAAAGCGTGGCAGCAGCCTCAATTGTTGCAAAGGTCTTTCGAGACAGGTTGATGCAAGAGCTATATCACAATACTTTTCCCGAATACCGATTTTGCGAACATAAAGGTTATGCAACCAAGGTACACACTCAGGTAATACGTAAGCTGGGTATTGCAAAATGTCACCGCCAATCTTTTTGTAAAAACTATGAGACCAAAAGCGCAAGGCCACTTTGGAGAAGAAATAGCCAGCAAATGGATTGA
- a CDS encoding YraN family protein: MRPKAQGHFGEEIASKWIEKKLKMKIIARNYRSPFGEIDLIAQKGDAFVFFEVKLRTSTQMGNPEESVNSLKQGRIRKTAIHFMMKKGINPENTTFSFWIVAIQKQGKDYNIRCIPDAF, translated from the coding sequence ATGAGACCAAAAGCGCAAGGCCACTTTGGAGAAGAAATAGCCAGCAAATGGATTGAGAAAAAACTCAAAATGAAAATTATCGCCAGAAATTATCGCTCACCTTTTGGCGAGATCGATTTAATTGCTCAAAAGGGCGATGCTTTTGTCTTCTTTGAGGTAAAGTTGAGGACTTCGACTCAAATGGGCAATCCCGAGGAATCAGTGAATTCCTTAAAACAAGGCAGAATTCGAAAAACTGCAATTCATTTTATGATGAAAAAGGGTATCAATCCTGAGAATACGACCTTTAGTTTCTGGATTGTCGCTATTCAAAAGCAGGGTAAAGACTACAACATACGCTGTATTCCAGATGCTTTTTAA
- a CDS encoding YifB family Mg chelatase-like AAA ATPase, giving the protein MAKVRSATVIGIEARLVEVEVDVSSGMPSFQIVGLPDAAVQEARERVRSAIKNSQFSFPARRITVNLAPASLKKTGSDFDLAIALGILKASKQIDFDQEHSKIFLGELSLSGELKPVRGVLSIAHFLSKSNQSFQLILPKANAKEAALFENPSVFGLRSLVHACAFLEGKEVVEKESVLQCDFSQKLDFALDLKDVKGQKRGKRALQVCAAGGHHLLMMGPPGAGKTMLAKALASILPVPSLEEAIEITKIHSIAGLSEHNAPLITHRPFRSPHHTISDVALIGGGQWPKPGEISLAHHGVLFLDEVLEFKRNALEALREPLEWGRITISRANMAVTFPARFILVAACNPCPCGFFGDSKKHCTCSYQQIIRYRNKLSGPIMDRIDLQIEIPRLDFEEMVSENSDYSSSEVREKIEAVRELQKERFKKEQISLNAEMNPRQIKKYCVAENEAVKLLKDAVERLDFSARAYHRTLKVARTIADLEGKEHIQEHHVAEAIQYRMLDKKRLEY; this is encoded by the coding sequence TTGGCGAAAGTACGAAGCGCCACAGTGATAGGAATTGAAGCCAGACTGGTGGAAGTAGAAGTGGATGTAAGTTCGGGCATGCCTTCTTTTCAAATAGTGGGACTTCCGGATGCTGCCGTTCAGGAAGCCAGAGAAAGAGTGCGTAGCGCTATCAAAAATTCTCAGTTCTCGTTCCCAGCCCGCAGGATAACTGTAAACCTGGCTCCAGCGTCTCTCAAAAAGACAGGAAGTGACTTTGATCTGGCAATAGCCCTGGGTATCCTCAAAGCCAGTAAGCAAATTGATTTTGATCAAGAACACTCAAAAATTTTCCTTGGAGAGTTATCCCTGTCAGGAGAGCTAAAACCAGTCAGGGGAGTTCTTTCCATAGCCCATTTTCTCTCCAAAAGCAACCAATCCTTTCAACTGATATTACCCAAAGCCAATGCAAAAGAAGCGGCTCTTTTTGAGAATCCATCAGTGTTTGGGCTGAGGTCTTTGGTGCACGCCTGTGCTTTCCTTGAGGGAAAAGAAGTAGTTGAAAAAGAAAGCGTTTTACAGTGTGATTTTTCTCAAAAACTTGATTTTGCGCTGGATTTAAAAGATGTGAAAGGGCAAAAGAGAGGTAAAAGAGCCCTGCAGGTTTGTGCTGCGGGAGGACACCATCTTTTAATGATGGGTCCACCAGGGGCTGGAAAGACCATGCTGGCAAAAGCTCTGGCTTCGATTCTTCCTGTGCCAAGTCTTGAAGAAGCCATTGAAATAACCAAAATTCACAGTATAGCTGGTCTCTCGGAGCACAATGCACCTCTAATAACTCATCGACCCTTCAGGTCCCCCCATCATACTATATCAGACGTCGCTTTGATTGGAGGAGGCCAATGGCCCAAACCTGGCGAAATAAGCCTGGCCCATCACGGAGTGCTTTTTCTCGACGAAGTGCTGGAATTTAAGAGAAATGCGCTGGAAGCTCTGCGAGAACCTCTGGAATGGGGCAGGATAACCATATCGCGAGCTAATATGGCGGTAACCTTTCCAGCCAGATTTATCCTTGTGGCCGCCTGTAACCCCTGTCCATGCGGTTTTTTTGGGGATAGTAAGAAGCATTGCACCTGTTCTTATCAGCAAATAATTCGTTATCGCAACAAGCTTTCCGGGCCGATAATGGACCGTATAGACCTGCAAATAGAAATACCCAGGTTGGATTTTGAAGAGATGGTTTCCGAAAACAGTGATTATTCCTCTTCAGAAGTACGCGAGAAAATTGAGGCAGTGAGAGAACTTCAGAAAGAACGCTTCAAAAAGGAACAGATCTCGCTTAATGCAGAAATGAATCCACGTCAGATTAAAAAATATTGTGTGGCAGAGAACGAAGCAGTAAAACTTCTAAAAGACGCGGTTGAGAGGCTTGACTTCAGCGCTCGAGCATACCATCGTACTCTCAAAGTTGCTCGTACTATAGCAGACCTCGAGGGTAAAGAGCACATCCAGGAGCATCACGTTGCGGAAGCGATTCAGTATCGCATGCTTGATAAAAAACGCCTGGAGTACTGA